A region of the Vicugna pacos chromosome 7, VicPac4, whole genome shotgun sequence genome:
CTGGGATATCTGCTCTGAGTGTCCAAAGTAAGTTGTTGTTACTGtaactctaaaaataaaataaatggggaGAAACATTGAAATATTCTCTAAGTGAGAGCACTTTATTCATCAAAACTCTCTCTTGGGAGCGATTATTTGATTAATGATAACTTAATACAGTGGATATGGGCCTCTTAGGGAATATTTCCTCAAGAGACAATAGGAATGCTGGCAGAGCAAGCCCTATCCAAAtaattatatacagaaaaatgttaatttttcaaaacaCCCATCTTTAGTTGAAAATAGGTAAGTTCCTgtactcttaaaattttttaaatacacagaTCTCTCTTAATTAAATGTCAGCTAGTCATTCAAATATCCAACCTGTAATCTACAATGTTCTCATGACTTAGGATGACACCCAATTTGCAAACCAGTAATATTACTCCTCCTCACTATTAACAATCCTTAATCACAGGTGGCAAGGAACTGGGTGTTGATCtcatccttctctctcctccaaccCCTGCCACTTTCCTGAGTTATTGAAAGGTCCAGATTCACTATTTAGAGCCATGTGATCCTGCACTTCTTCCCTGGGCTTccgtttcctcatgtgtaaaatggcaTAATATTTACTTCACCTCATCGCACTCCTATAAGGCTTAAAATCCAAAAGACATGACATTTGTAAAGATGTATATGCTATAAGCCAATGTTATAAATCTGAAGTTTGAACAAAGAATCTCTTTCCAAAAAAAAGTCTTACTTACTGCATCATGAGTACAATGTTATGCACTTTGATGGATATCAGTGTACAGAAATCACTGTTAAAGAAAACATAACATGAGTAAATGTAAACTATgacattataaatttaaaatagtttaattaCAATTCCCCTTCCTACGTTAAAGTTAACAGAAATACTATTAAGGCAAAGTAAATTAGCATTTATTGGTTGAGCATTTTCTATACTTCAAATGATGATTAATATTTTCAAGACTTCTTATTCTAAAAACATATGCTTCCAAGCTATAGTAGTTGTAGCACTGTTTTAACATGGGCTAAAAATTACTTCTACTTTTTGTTCACCTTTTGAAATTTTAGTAaccaatttttttcaaaaatttctgtATCTGGCTGATATCAAAAGATGATGAAAATTTATCACTATTTTTTACTTAACAAGAGTTAATAATCATTTAGACCCAATTTAAACCAATATTATTCAAACCAATAACAGAGTATTATATACATCATTAGTATTTTTAGTACTCCTATACTAAAATAGAAAGAAGTACTAGAATATACAAATGTGGTTCTCATAGCATAGTAAATAAAAAGTGACATGGTATATATGATCctaattctgggggaaaaaagattaTTTGCATAGGTTCATGTTCATTAACGTTGTATGCTGAAAAAGGAATAGAGAGATGATCAGAGGCCAGAAGGAATATTCCAAAATGTGGTCTTCTCACTGCTAAGATGATGGAAAacttaaaatacatacacatgtgtatgtgtatgtatgtgtgtgtgtgtgtgtgtgtgtatatatatatatatatatatatatatatatttattcacacATGCACTGTATTCTTTGTAGTTTAAtgagataaaataattaaaaatcagaaCTTACAACATATAACTCATTTCCTCTGCTATGATAGTAGGTACTGTGTAATCAATctgaaaggcaaaaaacaaaaacaaaccaatagACAATAGGATCAAAACATCAAGTACTTCAGATACATTTCATAacttcaaaaagtttaaaaatctctCCCTTTCTAAGTTTGAAACATTCTCTAGTTTTTTAGGAAATCCCCCAGCTCCCTCACATTAATATGATATACAAAGATGagattcatttactcatttaactCCTCCAAAGTACTTTATGAATGAAGCTTACTTGTTTCATATCCAGTGGACCAATACTGGTTATGTTGTTTAAGCGTGCCTTTCCAATAACCGTTTTTGAAAACTGAACTTGTGCAGTTATGTTTTCAACTTCAACAGAATAATAattattgtttgtaatatttagtGTGTTCTGAAAAACAAAGGGAGCAGAAAATGTACAAGTTATCTTAAAATAAgcataaaaaatatgtattcaaaATTGATAGAGAAAATGACTTCAGCCGCAGCTGTGTTTCATTATTAGTTGGAAAAGTAACACCAAAAATGTCAAAGAACATTAAATGAACTAATTATGTAGTTTAAACATGAGTACTATGTATATAATATGCCTACAATGaacacatacttttaaaaagccCAGAAAATGTATAGTAcagaaatatggaaaaagaaagttAGAAATGTTAGAATGTTGTGGCCTTAgcaaaaattcaataaaaatatttctaaaattccaTCTAAATTTTTACCAAATGTTAGTACGTACATGTCTCTACAGACTAAACTATTTCCTCCTCTATTAAATACAAAGGGAACCATTTAACATGTTAAACAGCACttcaaaaattttgtttaaaagaaagtgGCATTTTAACTTATATATGAGTAGAGATTTCCAATAGGTCACTTTTGAGAAGAAATGGGATACAGTCAAGACTAGTTGGAAAGAAATGCAGCTGCATCATTTCTATACTTATGAGAAACAGCTGGGGCCAACTTCTGCAATTCTAATTTACAACaattgttttaaattacttcagAAAAAACAgtcaatgaaaataagaaaaaaaaattaaactaagaaATAACAGATAATAAAATATCTAACACAGGCATAGTAAAAGAAACCATAACCAAACTCAACAAACACTAAATGATAACTCTTAAAGTTTTGTAAGGCAGATAGTAATGGTTATCAcctatacaaagaactcatatagctttgaaaaaaaaaagacaaagacattCCTATTGTTAAAAAATAGTAAGAGCTAAGGATATGagtaaagaaatcagaaaagtaCAAATACAAATAgtcaaaaaacacaaaatttctctcaAATTCATTTACAGTCAGGGAAAAGTCAATTTAAGCAAAAATGGAGTATTGCTTTATATCCAATAAACTAGCAAAACTTGTAAAAAGTGACATTCTATTTCTGGCTGAGATATGGGCAGAAGGGTATATTTTCATAGTCCTGGAAAATATGTGAAGCATTACAGCAATATccattaaagtaaaaattaaggatACCCTTTGACCTTGTAGTTCTAATTCTGAGCATttactccaaagaaataaaaacattaggATGTTAATGACAATGTTCTTTgtagtggcaaaaaaaaaaaaattcttgaaaataaaatgaatcctcatcgtaaaaaagaatgatagaaaaaataatatgtCATTACATGAATGATatacagtcattaaaaagaatgaattaatcttaagccagaaaatgaaaagagatttCTACAAGGTATTAACAAGTGAGAAAACCAAGATGCATAAAAGTATgaataaagtattattttttgaaaaataatgatttaaGAAAAACTGAACATGTGAATCTGTAAGTTAATATGAATATGGAGAAAGATATGGAAAGATGCAATATgggataaaataaaaagaaaagagaaaacagtcttagaaaagttaattaaaaaagaatgtgCTAGTAATTAGCCATTATATGATcacatttatgtattcatttaaacTATTATAGCAATAAAcgtagagaaaaaattttaatttcataaaattaaattaaattaaaaataaccttaGTCTAAATGTATAAACATTTTCATCTACTTGGCTCTTATTACCAATATCAATTTCATTTCAAAACACTATAGGAAAAGATTTTAATTTAAGGCCAGTAATAAACCTTCTGATACAGACCAACGAATGGGATTCAGTAGAATCTTGGAATCCTTTATATATGCAACATAATATTGGTATGTGGTTTTTCTGAAGTGTCCATAGCTTTcatcagaatattaaaaagatcaGTGATGCAAAACAGGCTGAGAACAAAAATACTTATGACAATTAGAAAAAGATATACTGGGAgttagaaagaaaacacaaagataCACATCAAGAAAGACaacaaaaaataagacaaaaaagtTTAGTACTAAAGATCAGACATTTTGTTACTGAAAACAGTGAGAATCCCATTAATCTGTAAGTCAAGGGACCATAATCATGAACTTTTAAATAATGACAATTTATTATGAAAGACTTTAAACTAccttcatgcatatatattttttttccacagatatatatatacctCCCGTAGATTGGCAACTTCTGACAGTAAGCAATGAGGATAAATGGATCCATGGGAGTTCTTTCTTCCCTGTAATTAAGTAGTAGTCCCACTTTAACACACCACTCCCCTTTCACTCTAGGTCCCTTTACATCTCCCTTCTCCCAACTACCACAACAGGCATCTCTACTTCAACCTCTACCACACCAATCCAATCACCTCTTGGAGGAAAACCAATTGAAGTCCAGTATCATTCTTCCAAATAAATCACTGCCACACAGATACACCTTAAGCCCTGAATCAACACATatcttcctttttaatacagtgtTTCGCAAACCATGGTTTTTTTCAAATGTGTTAGCACGTAAAACAGAAGACCTTCTCTGaggtgtctgtctgtgtgttgtTTTCAGGTGTGGAAGACTGTAGAGTCCTAACAAACACCATCCTGGGAAATACTGAGGGTATCTTCACACATActaatttaaaagagaaatcaaaCTGTCACTTGtactttatctttaaaaagaataaaggaatggTCTGTGAAAGATGGCAAAacacaaggaaataaaaaggTTACATTTATAACATCTATTGAATCAACTATGTTAACATCTTGCTAGGAGCTATTCATAATCAAATGTTGAAAACTAAACAGGTTGTAAATACTGTTTTTCCCAGCATTTAAATGTTTACTATATTTTACTCTCCTAAAGACATCTTCAAATGCTGAATGATTCTGTATACACAGGACtgccagtatttattatttgccaTTTCCAGCAGAATCACAATTGGTAGAGGTCAATACACAAAAAGCAAACTGAGTATTAATGTGTTACATTTAATATCTCTCAATAGGCACAAAGGTGCTGCTTAAcatgataaagaaatgaaatcaaatatttttaatataagtatGTACTTACTgtgatatttaaatatattgtacGCTTTTGAACATCATAACTGACGTATGCTGATTTTACGCCAATATATTTCACGTCGATAGAGCGAGGGAAAAGGAAGAACACAGCCAATCCAGaaagaagcagacaaacaaaCACAGAAGCCATCACGTACAGTTTTCTGAAAAGGAAAATGGGAGTATTTAAACACATGCAGCAAAAATTACATAACGAAACATCTGGAGAAGGTATTTTCAACTTGAATTTTCCCCTATTATACCAGCAGGAAAAGATGTATAATTTGACCAATTTTTTACATTATAATAGTATTCAGTAGGGTTGGTTTGAGTTTATTAAGTATCAAAATGTTCACCTCAAAAGatgattatttatctttttggagACTAGGATTTCAGGCTTATTATAGATACATTTACTGCAGTGATTCCCAACCAGGCTGCACATCAGAACCAAGCTGGGTAGCTTTATATAAATACGTATTTCAAGACTCCTTGATGAATTCACTGAAGCAGAATTTTCACGTGTTAGTTTTGCCATTGTATGACTCCCTAAAGTGACTGCTCATCAGAACCACCTGTGAAGCCCTTGAAACTGTAACGATGTAACCATATGCCTCATCATGCTCACTAGCACAGTCCTTTTTGAGTCTTCTCATCCCAAAGTATTTatgcactgttaaaaaaaatattgtttatattaaTCAAGTCTGCTTTGAAGATGTTGTTAAACTGTTCCTTTAAAATCAAGAAGGGATAATTTTATGCAGgcataagacaagaaaaaaaaaaaaaaacctcccaagaCTTTGCTATTGGTCCTAACTACCCCCTGAAATGGCTCTATTCCATCTCTTGCTCTTTATTTCCAACCTTCATAGATGAAAATTTCCTCTTATCTTCAAGTTTACCCTCAAAACTAGAATTTCAAGAAACTGTAGTCAGCCGTCCAGTATTCATGGATTTTTCACTCTATGGATCAACTGAAATCTCCCTCTATGGTTGGTTGAGTTCATGGATTTGAAACCGAAGACACGGAGGGTTGCcactttatataagggacttgagcatcagtGGATTTTTGTATGCAAGGACTTCTTGAACCAGTCTCCTCGTGGTTATTGAGGGATGACAATATTTCCTGGCTTCTCCAATAAACAGCGCTCTGCTCAAAGCCCAGAGAaccctttttctgtttcttcctatgTTTTGCATATCACttactttatcttttctttgtatttctcacCATACAAAAAATTCTTTATCCTTCTTCCATCCTCTTTTTCCTACTGACTTGCACCTAAATGCCTTGATGGATCTCATCTTATCCCTCATAACAGCTACTGCAGGTGCCTCGTGCCGATGTTTCATAAATGTTTGAGTATTTTAAGTTGCCCAAATTAAGAGAGCAAGATGGtttattaaaagacaaaacaaaaattccctAAATCACTAGTGAATGGTGGGCCCACTCTGCTGTCTGGAGCAAACAAAGCAGTTCCGACTCACTGTCAGCTTCTTCCCAACCTGAGCAGGTGGTGATCACTACTGGGTTACCTAATAGGCAGATTAAGCACACATGTACAGTACCCACTGTACACCAAACACCTTAAAGAAGGtataaaaagagtttaaaaatcaTGATAAAAATGAGAGCTTTGCTGGATTTTCTTACgttttactatttttgtttataattacATTTGGGCAGGTAAGCTCATCATACTCCAGGGCTTGCGGCCTGTAAATCAGCCCTAGCTGTGACTACCAGAATCAGTGTTCTAAATTACTCTGCACCCAAAGTTTACAGCCACAACAAGTATTACTGAAACTGGTGGGACAACAAAACAACATTCTATGTAGTATTTCATATCAAATTGAAAAATTGGCTGGTTCACTGATGAAGTACACAGATCTCCAGCGATCATTTTTCTCTTGGCTCTAGAAACAGTAACAGAATCCTGGGAGGTAGATAGTACTATACAGTACTGATGAAGTTATGAAGGTTGTATGGTATTTGGACTCAAGTTATGATTTTTATATCTGCCATTTCCTATTTGCAGTATTTTAGATAATTCACTCTTTTCCTCCATTTTAAAACATCAGTTTATTTCACAGATCAAATGACATCGCTAAAGTACATAGACAAAAGCAATTAATAATTTCCTAACTACCTTATCAAAAGTCCCTCAACTTACAAATGAAGATCCAGAGTTATTTGCGTTTATTCTCTTCAAGGACTTCAATTATATCTATGCTCAGTTGTCTTAGCTTGTGTCCTATACTGTTTTCTCTCCaattctttttattgtttgtgTATATGTACGCGTGTGTGTACAGTTCTTTCAGTTTTGTCTTcacttctgaaattatttttttttcctctttccaggGGCCCACAGACTCTCTTCATAGCACTCCATTGTTTAGTCATCTCATTTCTGAGCGTCTCAATTTCTGACTTAATAGCTTTTCTAGTTCTCTTATATCTCTTTTAGAACATTAAATATTAAGTTAAAGATTTCATGTGCTTTTCTGATATTATCATGTGTTAGTGTTTTGCtcagttcattttcttatttaaattttactatCTTTGTATGATGCTTGATCataattcttttttgttgctcGTATTTAAATGAGACAAATTTTCATACTTTTAAGAGAAACTGCCATTTTAGGTGGTGAGGATGGGCCAGGATTGCTTTCCCAGCTCCAGTGCTGAGGAACTCCATGCTCTGttgttaaagaaaacatttaaaaaagacagCCTC
Encoded here:
- the TMEM106B gene encoding transmembrane protein 106B isoform X2, which encodes MGKSFSHLPLHSHKEDAYDGVTSTENMRNGLVNGEVHNEDGRSGDVSQFPYVEFTGRDSVTCPTCQGTGRIPRGQENQLVALIPYSDQRLRPRRTKLYVMASVFVCLLLSGLAVFFLFPRSIDVKYIGVKSAYVSYDVQKRTIYLNITNTLNITNNNYYSVEVENITAQVQFSKTVIGKARLNNITSIGPLDMKQIDYTVPTIIAEEMSYMFDFCTLISIKVHNIVLMMHLIGVR
- the TMEM106B gene encoding transmembrane protein 106B isoform X1 — translated: MGKSFSHLPLHSHKEDAYDGVTSTENMRNGLVNGEVHNEDGRSGDVSQFPYVEFTGRDSVTCPTCQGTGRIPRGQENQLVALIPYSDQRLRPRRTKLYVMASVFVCLLLSGLAVFFLFPRSIDVKYIGVKSAYVSYDVQKRTIYLNITNTLNITNNNYYSVEVENITAQVQFSKTVIGKARLNNITSIGPLDMKQIDYTVPTIIAEEMSYMFDFCTLISIKVHNIVLMMQVTVTTTYFGHSEQISQERYQYVDCGRNTTYQLGQSEYLNVLQPQQ